A single window of Marivivens aquimaris DNA harbors:
- a CDS encoding ABC transporter permease: MSANSVSIPEPDAPVILSARRMAWLRFRSNPVALIGAFMVITVLLCAAFAPWIAPYPDHAGNVIDFANRHAAPSSEHWAGADKVGRDILSRVIFGFRVSLLLVVGVLGVAVPVGASLGLCAGYFGGRTEFLITGFTNVMLAIPPLVMALAVGSVLSPTLINAMIAIAMLWWTWHARLVYRVAKSVAAEDFVEAARLAGATHWHILTKEILPNCIAVISVKTTLDAAFVILFGATLSFLGLGVRPPTPDLGSMVADGRQFLPEMWWGVLTPALGIFYATLGFNLLGDGLRDMFDVEV; the protein is encoded by the coding sequence ATGTCCGCCAATTCCGTTTCCATTCCCGAGCCTGACGCCCCGGTTATCCTGTCAGCCCGGCGCATGGCCTGGCTTCGGTTCCGCTCCAACCCGGTGGCTCTGATCGGTGCCTTCATGGTCATCACTGTCCTGCTCTGTGCAGCATTCGCGCCGTGGATCGCGCCTTATCCGGATCATGCGGGCAACGTGATCGACTTTGCCAATCGCCACGCCGCGCCGTCCTCCGAACATTGGGCCGGGGCCGACAAGGTGGGCCGCGATATCCTGAGCCGGGTGATCTTCGGTTTCCGTGTTTCGCTGCTGCTGGTGGTCGGTGTCCTCGGGGTTGCGGTTCCGGTCGGCGCGTCCCTTGGCCTCTGTGCAGGGTATTTCGGCGGCCGGACAGAGTTCCTGATCACCGGCTTTACCAACGTGATGCTGGCCATTCCGCCGCTTGTCATGGCACTGGCCGTCGGCAGTGTGCTGAGCCCGACGCTCATCAACGCAATGATCGCCATCGCCATGCTGTGGTGGACGTGGCACGCGCGGCTGGTCTACCGGGTCGCCAAATCCGTTGCGGCTGAGGATTTCGTGGAAGCCGCACGGCTGGCCGGGGCAACTCATTGGCACATCCTGACCAAGGAAATCCTGCCCAATTGCATCGCCGTGATCTCGGTCAAGACGACACTCGACGCGGCCTTCGTGATCCTTTTCGGCGCAACGCTGTCCTTTCTTGGCCTCGGCGTTCGCCCGCCCACCCCGGACCTCGGGTCGATGGTCGCCGACGGGCGTCAGTTCCTCCCCGAGATGTGGTGGGGCGTGCTGACCCCGGCACTCGGGATTTTCTACGCAACCCTCGGCTTCAACCTGCTGGGTGACGGGCTGCGCGACATGTTTGACGTGGAGGTCTGA
- a CDS encoding ABC transporter substrate-binding protein — MKKLLNATAMAAAIALTLPGAAAAQETDVRITVNVVQIFGTIDPSKITDYTEYMAAVNLYDAMTTVDADGAVVPQLADSWEISDDNLDYTFHLNPNATFTDGSPVEASDVVYSMRRLLTLNEGPAYLFTDVVSEDSIVAVDAHTVQITLSEVYSPFLAITPLLFVINEGAVETTEDDPWGEDFLSETSVGAGPYTLAEWSRGSQMTLERYDGYHAGWPNERPIDEIRFVITRDEATVRSLARRGELGLSSQYQATETYEGIAAQDDYRLIEAETATGFYFKLNNQVAPTDDIHIRRAIALATDYNTIRDVLYPGAPMTGPLASTFTAAVPANAEEPVFDLEAARAEVEQSPYYTGEPIPLTHGYVANTPFEEEIALLMASNLSQIGFEVTIQPDPWNRITELATSPETTPHFSQIFYGPTYPSPDSVFYVQYHSAAAGTWSSMDWVMDPEIDALIDQSRLETDPDAQNAIYQEIFTALNEEQRTIPLLATLQRHVIHECLEGFAYVPMQSVAFDFSRYYWTCE, encoded by the coding sequence ATGAAAAAACTACTCAATGCAACTGCGATGGCCGCTGCCATCGCCCTGACGCTGCCCGGCGCAGCGGCCGCACAGGAAACCGATGTGCGCATCACCGTGAATGTTGTGCAGATCTTCGGCACAATCGACCCGTCCAAGATCACGGACTACACCGAGTACATGGCCGCCGTGAACCTCTATGACGCCATGACGACAGTTGACGCCGACGGCGCCGTAGTGCCGCAACTGGCGGACAGCTGGGAAATCTCGGACGACAATCTCGACTACACCTTCCATCTAAACCCGAACGCGACCTTTACCGATGGCAGCCCGGTCGAAGCCTCGGATGTCGTTTATTCCATGCGGCGTCTGCTGACCCTGAACGAAGGCCCGGCCTATCTGTTCACCGACGTGGTGTCTGAAGACAGTATCGTGGCCGTGGATGCCCACACCGTTCAGATTACCCTATCCGAGGTTTATTCGCCGTTCCTGGCCATCACGCCGCTTCTTTTCGTAATCAACGAGGGCGCAGTAGAAACCACCGAGGATGACCCTTGGGGCGAAGATTTTCTGTCGGAAACCTCGGTCGGGGCTGGCCCCTACACGCTGGCCGAATGGTCGCGAGGATCGCAGATGACCCTTGAGCGCTACGATGGCTATCACGCCGGGTGGCCGAACGAACGCCCGATTGATGAGATCCGCTTCGTGATCACCCGTGACGAGGCGACCGTTCGTTCGTTGGCCCGTCGAGGAGAGTTGGGCCTGTCTTCGCAGTATCAGGCAACCGAGACCTACGAGGGGATCGCTGCGCAGGACGACTATCGCCTGATCGAAGCGGAAACCGCGACAGGCTTCTACTTCAAGCTTAACAACCAGGTTGCGCCGACCGATGATATCCATATCCGTCGCGCGATTGCCCTCGCGACGGATTACAACACCATCCGCGACGTTCTCTATCCCGGCGCGCCGATGACCGGCCCGTTGGCCAGCACCTTTACCGCGGCGGTGCCCGCGAATGCCGAGGAGCCGGTCTTCGACCTTGAAGCAGCCCGCGCTGAGGTGGAACAGTCGCCTTACTACACCGGAGAGCCTATACCGCTGACCCATGGCTATGTCGCCAACACGCCTTTCGAGGAGGAAATCGCCCTTTTGATGGCATCGAACCTCTCCCAGATCGGTTTCGAGGTGACTATCCAGCCCGACCCGTGGAACCGGATCACCGAACTGGCCACTTCGCCGGAAACCACGCCGCATTTCAGCCAGATCTTCTACGGGCCGACCTATCCTTCGCCGGACTCCGTATTCTATGTTCAGTATCACTCGGCCGCGGCAGGGACCTGGTCTTCGATGGATTGGGTGATGGACCCCGAGATCGACGCACTGATCGACCAGTCGCGTCTTGAAACCGATCCGGACGCACAAAATGCGATCTATCAGGAGATCTTCACGGCCCTGAACGAGGAACAACGGACCATCCCGCTGCTGGCGACGCTACAGCGCCATGTGATCCACGAATGCCTTGAAGGCTTCGCCTATGTTCCGATGCAGAGCGTTGCCTTCGATTTCTCGCGCTACTACTGGACCTGCGAGTAA
- a CDS encoding hydantoinase/oxoprolinase N-terminal domain-containing protein → MVLRLGIDVGGTNTDAVILDGRKVLAGVKCTTTEDVMSGISEALEAVLEKAGVERANVDVAMIGTTHFTNAVIERRALDPVAAIRLGLPATACLPPMVDWPEDLAEVVGGHRYMLHGGYEFDGREIAELDRDGLRRIADEIVAKGIRTAAISSVFSPINREMEEEARDILQAAVPGLSVVLSSEIGRIGLLERESAAIMNASLLSLADKTITAFGDALKGAGLTCPFYVTQNDGTLMAADMVRRFPVLTFASGPTNSMRGAAFLTGVKDAIVIDIGGTTTDVGSLQKGFPRQASTVVDVGGVRTNFRMPDVFAIGLGGGTIISGEKDDLTIGPKSVGYRLGSEARVFGGGTLTCTDIAVAAGEAEIGDPSKVSDMDPDFVAAVRARIGEMLEDAVERSRVSPEPLPVIAVGGGSILAPDRIGDLEVLRPENFAVANAVGAAIAQISGEVERIFSLASQSREDCLAQADSEARATAINAGAVAETLDVIEREDVPLAYLPGNATRIHVKVVGDMEGLDA, encoded by the coding sequence ATGGTTTTGAGATTGGGAATTGATGTCGGGGGCACGAACACCGACGCCGTCATTCTGGACGGGCGCAAGGTGCTGGCCGGCGTGAAATGCACCACGACGGAAGACGTCATGAGCGGCATTTCGGAAGCATTGGAGGCGGTGCTGGAGAAAGCCGGTGTCGAACGCGCCAACGTCGATGTTGCGATGATCGGCACGACGCATTTCACCAACGCCGTGATCGAGCGCCGCGCGCTTGACCCTGTGGCGGCGATCCGGCTTGGCTTGCCGGCAACGGCCTGCCTGCCGCCGATGGTGGATTGGCCCGAAGATCTGGCCGAGGTGGTCGGCGGCCATCGCTACATGCTGCATGGCGGCTACGAGTTCGATGGCCGCGAGATTGCCGAACTGGACCGCGACGGCCTGCGCCGTATCGCTGACGAGATCGTCGCCAAGGGTATCCGCACCGCTGCCATTTCCTCGGTCTTCTCTCCGATCAACCGCGAGATGGAAGAAGAGGCACGGGACATTCTGCAAGCGGCTGTGCCGGGTTTGTCGGTCGTGCTGTCGAGCGAGATCGGCCGGATCGGCCTGCTGGAACGCGAAAGCGCCGCGATCATGAACGCAAGCCTGCTGTCGCTTGCCGACAAGACCATCACGGCGTTCGGCGATGCGTTGAAAGGCGCGGGCCTGACCTGCCCGTTCTACGTCACCCAGAATGACGGAACGCTGATGGCCGCCGACATGGTGCGGCGGTTCCCGGTGCTGACCTTTGCGTCCGGCCCGACCAACTCTATGCGCGGGGCTGCGTTCCTGACCGGCGTGAAAGACGCGATCGTGATCGACATTGGCGGCACCACCACCGATGTGGGGTCGCTGCAAAAGGGTTTTCCCCGGCAGGCATCGACCGTGGTCGATGTGGGTGGTGTACGCACCAACTTCCGAATGCCTGACGTTTTCGCCATCGGTCTCGGCGGCGGCACGATTATCTCGGGCGAGAAGGATGATCTTACCATCGGGCCGAAATCCGTGGGCTACCGGTTGGGCTCCGAGGCCCGCGTGTTCGGCGGCGGGACCCTGACCTGCACCGACATCGCGGTGGCAGCGGGAGAAGCCGAGATCGGCGACCCGTCCAAGGTTTCGGATATGGACCCAGATTTCGTGGCGGCGGTGAGAGCCCGCATCGGAGAAATGCTGGAAGACGCTGTTGAACGCAGCCGTGTCAGCCCAGAGCCGCTGCCGGTCATTGCAGTGGGCGGCGGGTCGATCCTCGCCCCTGACCGCATTGGCGATCTGGAGGTTCTGCGCCCTGAAAACTTCGCTGTGGCCAATGCCGTTGGCGCGGCCATCGCCCAGATCTCGGGCGAGGTGGAACGTATTTTCTCGCTCGCCAGTCAGTCCCGCGAGGATTGCCTTGCTCAGGCAGACTCCGAAGCCCGCGCCACGGCCATCAACGCCGGCGCTGTGGCCGAAACGCTCGACGTAATCGAGCGCGAAGACGTGCCGTTAGCCTACCTGCCCGGCAATGCAACCCGCATCCACGTCAAAGTGGTCGGTGACATGGAGGGGCTCGATGCTTGA
- a CDS encoding dipeptide ABC transporter ATP-binding protein codes for MALLEINDLNVSFSSYGQRTQVLRDVSLKIEQGQRVALIGETGSGKSVTSKTILNTLPGNAKVESGQVSWRGEDLLSKSDGERERLKGIEMSVVMQDPLSSFNPVFTIGRHLEDVLYWADRRAGKRRSRADRVTHIHDVLRKVQLGDPERVMASYPAQLSGGMRQRVLIALALMNRPAMLIADEPGTALDVTTQDEILRLINDLVTEVGLSLLMITHNLGVVRMTADYVYVMRKGVIVEHGPLEQIFDNPQTDYTRELINAIPPLYGASVKDQPVSSEAPLVKLEGVSKTFTRRHLLGASDHTHAVRDVSIDIPRGEIFGLAGESGSGKTTVARMVMGMMGATSGKITVDGMDLSAQKDGRIDRKLAQIVYQNPGTSLNPKRTVAQTLDVPLRFAGLDATDRAKRTDELLERVNMPRHFAARYPHELSGGQKQRIAIARALAADPKLIVLDEPTSALDVSVQKRVIALLEELRSDLGLTFLFISHDLSLMRNFCSHIAIMLRGELVEQGTPAQVFAEPKHPYTRALIAAVPVISTEEEAAKPIVTQAEKQKFLVSSAA; via the coding sequence ATGGCGCTTCTTGAGATCAATGACCTGAACGTCTCGTTTTCTTCCTACGGCCAGCGCACCCAGGTTCTGCGTGATGTGTCGCTGAAAATCGAACAAGGCCAGCGCGTGGCCCTGATCGGGGAAACCGGCTCAGGCAAATCCGTGACGTCCAAGACGATCCTCAACACCCTGCCCGGAAACGCCAAGGTCGAGAGCGGCCAGGTGTCGTGGCGCGGAGAGGACCTGCTGAGCAAATCCGATGGCGAGCGCGAGCGCCTGAAGGGGATCGAAATGTCGGTCGTCATGCAGGACCCGCTGTCGTCTTTCAATCCGGTCTTCACCATCGGACGGCATCTGGAAGACGTGCTCTACTGGGCCGACCGCCGCGCAGGCAAACGGCGCAGCCGCGCCGATCGTGTGACCCATATTCATGATGTCTTGCGCAAGGTGCAGCTTGGCGACCCCGAGCGGGTGATGGCCTCGTATCCGGCGCAGTTGTCGGGCGGGATGCGGCAGCGGGTGCTGATTGCGCTTGCCCTGATGAACCGCCCCGCGATGCTGATCGCGGATGAGCCGGGAACGGCGCTGGATGTGACCACGCAGGACGAAATCCTGCGGCTCATCAACGACCTGGTCACGGAAGTGGGCCTGTCGCTCCTGATGATCACGCATAACCTCGGCGTGGTGCGGATGACGGCCGATTATGTCTACGTCATGCGCAAGGGCGTGATCGTCGAACACGGGCCGCTGGAGCAAATCTTCGACAACCCGCAAACCGACTATACCCGCGAACTGATCAATGCGATCCCGCCGCTCTACGGCGCATCGGTCAAGGATCAGCCGGTCTCGTCCGAGGCCCCGCTGGTCAAGCTGGAAGGCGTGAGCAAGACCTTCACGCGTCGCCATCTCCTCGGGGCGAGCGATCACACCCATGCGGTGCGTGACGTGTCGATCGACATTCCACGGGGTGAGATTTTCGGGCTGGCCGGTGAAAGCGGCTCCGGGAAAACCACCGTGGCCCGCATGGTCATGGGCATGATGGGGGCCACCTCGGGCAAGATCACCGTGGATGGCATGGATCTGAGCGCCCAGAAAGACGGGCGGATCGATCGCAAGCTGGCCCAGATCGTTTACCAGAACCCGGGCACGTCGCTGAATCCCAAGCGCACTGTCGCGCAAACGCTGGACGTGCCGCTGCGCTTCGCCGGGCTCGATGCGACCGACCGGGCAAAACGCACCGACGAGTTGCTGGAGCGGGTCAACATGCCCCGCCATTTCGCGGCCCGTTATCCGCACGAGTTGTCTGGAGGGCAAAAACAACGGATCGCCATCGCGCGGGCGCTGGCCGCCGATCCCAAGCTGATCGTGCTGGATGAACCGACATCGGCACTCGATGTGTCGGTGCAGAAGCGGGTCATCGCATTGCTGGAAGAGCTCCGGTCCGACCTTGGGCTGACCTTCCTGTTCATCAGTCACGACCTCTCGCTCATGCGCAATTTCTGCTCGCATATCGCGATCATGCTGCGCGGCGAACTGGTCGAGCAGGGGACACCGGCGCAGGTCTTCGCCGAACCCAAACACCCCTACACGCGCGCGCTGATCGCTGCCGTTCCGGTCATCTCGACCGAAGAAGAGGCCGCGAAGCCGATCGTTACACAAGCCGAAAAACAGAAGTTCCTCGTGTCCTCTGCGGCATGA
- a CDS encoding DUF917 domain-containing protein: MSFHIGPEDMEEIALGGAFLGTGGGGDPYIGRLMAQSMMRKNGTDVEVVDPADVPDDALCVPVCMMGAPTVMVEKLPNGDEALSALGALEDYLGQKADYLICIEAGGLNSTIPFAVAAHTGLPLIDGDGMGRAFPELQMVSLTLHDIAATPMVIADDKGNNGVLNAISNLWTERMARSVTVEMGGAALVALYPMSGAQMKAGLLRGTLSLVRDVGRLIKAERTANRHPGNALISRCGGVDLCTARVVDIERRTVGGFARGKARLRGLDADQGREFVLSFQNEFLCLEDADGTPLALTPDLICALDADGGLPVTTESLRFGLGLRLIGLPADKQWRSPEGLELAGPGYFGYPHTFQPLETLAGSPAREPALT; the protein is encoded by the coding sequence ATGAGCTTTCACATCGGGCCGGAAGATATGGAGGAGATCGCCCTTGGCGGCGCCTTCCTCGGAACCGGAGGTGGCGGCGATCCCTATATCGGGCGGCTGATGGCGCAGTCGATGATGCGCAAGAACGGCACGGATGTCGAGGTCGTCGATCCCGCGGATGTGCCTGACGATGCGCTGTGTGTCCCCGTCTGCATGATGGGCGCGCCCACGGTGATGGTCGAAAAGCTGCCCAACGGTGACGAAGCCCTGTCGGCGCTTGGCGCACTGGAGGACTATCTCGGCCAAAAGGCGGACTACCTGATCTGCATTGAGGCGGGCGGCCTCAATTCCACCATTCCTTTCGCCGTGGCTGCCCATACCGGGCTGCCACTGATCGACGGGGACGGGATGGGCCGGGCTTTTCCGGAACTGCAGATGGTCAGCCTAACCTTGCATGACATTGCAGCGACGCCGATGGTGATCGCCGATGACAAGGGCAACAACGGGGTGTTGAACGCAATCTCCAACCTCTGGACCGAACGGATGGCCCGCTCGGTGACGGTAGAGATGGGTGGGGCTGCGTTGGTCGCTCTATACCCGATGTCTGGCGCGCAGATGAAGGCGGGGCTCCTGCGCGGAACGCTGAGCCTCGTGCGCGATGTCGGCAGGTTGATCAAGGCCGAGCGAACGGCCAACCGACACCCCGGCAACGCTCTAATTTCGCGTTGTGGCGGTGTAGACCTGTGCACCGCGCGGGTGGTCGATATCGAGCGGCGCACCGTTGGGGGGTTCGCCCGTGGGAAGGCACGGCTGCGTGGCCTCGACGCCGATCAGGGGCGCGAGTTCGTGCTTTCTTTCCAGAACGAGTTTCTTTGCCTGGAAGACGCCGACGGAACGCCCCTTGCCCTGACGCCCGACCTGATCTGTGCGCTCGATGCCGATGGCGGCCTGCCGGTCACAACCGAGTCCCTGCGCTTCGGCCTTGGCCTTCGCCTGATCGGGTTGCCCGCCGATAAGCAATGGCGCAGCCCCGAAGGATTGGAACTCGCCGGGCCCGGCTACTTTGGCTACCCGCACACCTTTCAACCCCTTGAAACCCTTGCTGGATCACCAGCTCGGGAACCTGCCCTCACTTGA
- a CDS encoding DUF917 domain-containing protein, whose translation MLDLSNGTVSLTEQDLEALEIGSGILGTGGGGNPYIGKLRAREVLRAGYELRVQPLETLDDQAKVIPLGGIGAPLVSFERIKEGREGLRCLRALEQRLGITADAVACEEIGGQNSMEPLVTAALAGLPVVDGDGMGRAFPEMQMTTYAIYGHRSTPSVMCDPHGNIVIFDHAITEKWHETMARACVVAQGGASVLAAAPMSGAFMKRYSIPHTYTQAIGLGYAVLEARRDHEDPIKAICDREGGRQVFAGKITDLKRHFKGGFNVGVAQIEGLEGWRDSEAEIVIQNEFLIFNRDGEVEVCVPDLVVVLDLDSGLPLTTEVLRYGQRVAVLALPCHPLLRTSDALDVVGPACFGHPEVTFRPLPAKEAAP comes from the coding sequence ATGCTTGATCTGTCCAACGGAACCGTCAGCCTGACCGAACAGGATCTGGAAGCGCTGGAAATCGGCTCGGGGATCCTCGGGACCGGCGGGGGCGGCAACCCCTATATCGGCAAGCTGCGCGCGAGAGAGGTTCTGCGCGCAGGCTATGAGCTGCGGGTGCAGCCGCTTGAAACGCTCGACGACCAGGCGAAGGTGATCCCGCTCGGTGGTATCGGCGCGCCCCTCGTCTCGTTCGAACGGATCAAGGAAGGACGCGAGGGCCTGCGGTGCCTGCGCGCTTTGGAACAGCGACTTGGCATTACCGCCGACGCCGTGGCCTGCGAGGAAATCGGTGGCCAGAACTCGATGGAGCCACTGGTGACGGCGGCTCTGGCCGGGCTGCCGGTGGTGGACGGAGACGGCATGGGCCGGGCCTTTCCGGAAATGCAGATGACGACCTACGCCATTTACGGGCATCGCTCGACGCCGTCGGTGATGTGCGACCCGCATGGCAACATTGTTATCTTCGATCATGCGATCACCGAGAAATGGCACGAAACCATGGCCCGCGCCTGCGTCGTCGCGCAGGGGGGCGCTTCGGTTCTCGCCGCCGCGCCCATGTCTGGCGCGTTCATGAAGCGCTATTCGATCCCGCACACCTACACCCAGGCCATCGGCCTCGGTTATGCCGTGCTGGAAGCGCGCCGCGACCATGAAGACCCGATCAAGGCGATCTGCGACCGCGAAGGCGGGCGGCAGGTTTTCGCGGGCAAGATCACCGACCTGAAGCGCCACTTCAAAGGCGGCTTCAACGTTGGGGTCGCCCAGATCGAAGGGCTGGAAGGTTGGCGCGACTCCGAAGCAGAGATCGTGATCCAGAACGAATTCCTGATCTTCAACCGCGATGGTGAGGTCGAGGTTTGTGTGCCTGACTTGGTCGTGGTGCTCGATCTCGACAGCGGGCTGCCACTGACGACCGAGGTGCTGCGCTACGGACAGCGGGTCGCTGTTCTAGCGTTGCCCTGCCATCCGCTGCTGCGCACCAGCGATGCGCTCGATGTTGTTGGACCAGCCTGCTTCGGCCATCCCGAAGTGACGTTCCGTCCGCTCCCGGCGAAGGAGGCCGCGCCATGA